One part of the Lysobacterales bacterium genome encodes these proteins:
- a CDS encoding FAD-dependent oxidoreductase: MKRDPMHFLSSGRRMPVEVPVKLRILDGREIYGQYEASDAADQAARCLDCGNPYCEWKCPVHNYIPNWLELIREGRLFEAAELSHSTNPLPEICGRVCPQDRLCEGACTLNEDFGAVTIGSIEKYITDTALAQGWRPDLSGVVPSGKRVAVIGAGPAGLACADVLARQGIAAVVFDRHPEIGGLLSFGIPPFKLDKEVVRTRRQVLEGMGIEFRLGVDVGRDVSFDQLVNEFDAVFLGLGTYTAVDGGLPGLDLDGVVPALPYLISNGRYALGIDPEPPRLWGKHVVVLGGGDTAMDCNRTAIRQGAATVSCVYRRDEDDMPGSRREVGKAKEEGVNFLFRLQPKAILGDDENRVRAVQVVETRLGPPDAKGRRQFEEIAGSERELAADQVMVAFGFTPSPPEWLGKHGVSLQTNGRVRVAEGGALPFQTANAKIFAGGDMVRGADLVVTAVYEGREAAKSIARSLGVAALASA, encoded by the coding sequence ATGAAGCGCGATCCCATGCATTTCCTGAGTTCGGGCCGGCGCATGCCGGTCGAAGTGCCGGTCAAGCTGCGCATCCTCGACGGTCGCGAAATCTACGGCCAGTACGAAGCCAGCGACGCCGCCGACCAGGCCGCGCGCTGCCTCGACTGCGGCAACCCCTATTGCGAGTGGAAGTGTCCGGTCCACAACTACATTCCGAACTGGCTGGAGCTGATCCGCGAGGGCCGGCTGTTCGAGGCCGCCGAGCTTTCGCACTCGACCAACCCGCTGCCCGAGATCTGTGGCCGCGTCTGCCCGCAGGACCGCCTCTGCGAAGGCGCCTGCACGCTGAATGAGGACTTCGGTGCGGTCACCATCGGCAGCATCGAGAAGTACATCACCGACACCGCGCTCGCCCAGGGCTGGCGCCCGGATCTGTCGGGCGTGGTGCCTTCAGGCAAGCGCGTCGCCGTGATTGGTGCGGGCCCCGCGGGCCTCGCCTGCGCCGACGTGCTGGCGCGGCAGGGCATCGCCGCCGTGGTGTTCGATCGCCACCCCGAGATCGGCGGCCTGCTGAGCTTCGGCATCCCGCCCTTCAAGCTGGACAAGGAAGTCGTGCGCACCCGCCGGCAGGTGCTGGAGGGCATGGGCATCGAGTTCCGGCTGGGCGTGGACGTCGGCCGCGATGTCAGCTTCGATCAGCTGGTGAATGAATTCGACGCGGTCTTCCTCGGCCTTGGCACCTACACCGCCGTCGACGGCGGCCTGCCGGGGCTGGACCTCGACGGAGTCGTGCCCGCCCTGCCCTATCTGATCAGCAATGGCCGGTATGCGCTGGGCATTGATCCCGAACCGCCGCGCCTGTGGGGCAAGCACGTCGTCGTGCTCGGCGGCGGCGACACCGCCATGGACTGCAACCGCACGGCGATCCGCCAGGGCGCGGCGACGGTCTCCTGCGTTTACCGCCGCGACGAGGACGACATGCCCGGCAGTCGCCGCGAGGTGGGCAAAGCCAAGGAGGAAGGCGTCAACTTCCTGTTCCGCCTGCAGCCCAAGGCGATTCTTGGCGACGACGAGAATCGAGTGCGCGCGGTGCAGGTGGTTGAGACGCGTCTCGGCCCGCCCGATGCCAAGGGTCGCCGCCAGTTCGAGGAAATCGCGGGCAGCGAGCGCGAGCTGGCGGCCGATCAGGTGATGGTGGCCTTCGGCTTCACGCCGAGCCCGCCCGAGTGGCTGGGCAAGCACGGCGTCAGCCTGCAGACCAACGGCCGCGTGCGCGTGGCAGAAGGCGGCGCCCTGCCCTTCCAGACCGCCAACGCCAAGATCTTCGCCGGCGGCGACATGGTGCGCGGCGCGGATCTGGTGGTGACGGCGGTGTACGAAGGCCGCGAGGCCGCCAAGTCGATCGCGCGCAGTCTGGGGGTGGCGGCGCTGGCCAGCGCCTGA
- the gltB gene encoding glutamate synthase large subunit — MSGIEHQAPQGLFDPRLEHDGCGFGLIAHLDDAPSREIVDLGLSALSRMTHRGAVAADGESGDGCGLLIRRPEAFIRALAEDHGFSLAPLATAGLVFLPIDETLAARCRAELQAQLEKVGSRIAGWRQVPVNPQAAGPLARERLPRIEQVFVNADRGEDAAGFQRGLYTARRRAEMALVDVSDFHVVTLAEHSLGYKGMVMPERLREFYPDLSHPRLASSAVVFHQRFSTNTMPRWALAQPFRFLAHNGEINTIRGNRFWARARGARMRSPFVDFREFKPLVSQDSSDSASLDNMLEVLLTGGMDLLQAMRILIPPAWQNVDGMDPDLRAFYEYFALHMEPWDGPAGIVVADSRYAACALDRNGLRPARWALSKDRMLVVASEAGVVDWPARDIVAKGRLGPGEMLAVDLHRGEFLDTARIDQINRERAPFKRWLKQGVRYLETDLIDPSLAAEPMPREELLRHQKMFNLSAEERDTVLKVLAETEAEAIGSMGDDTPLPLLSTRVRSLYDAFRQAFAQVTNPPIDSYREKLVMSLHTQIARESNLFELNPAYARQVMINSPILSQRKYLQILALREEGVGSVVIDLNYAESEGLDAALARCCRIAEDAVRKGKLLVVLSDRAIREGHLPIHALLAVGAVHQHLVACGLRSDCNLLIETATARDPHHFACLIGYGATAVYPYLAYQTIFDLARSGDSQSRLAQHRELGRSYRRGIRNGLLKILSKMGISTVASYRGAALFEIVGLAHEVVERCFAGTPSRVGGPGFADIEADQQQLAERAWNTGFGVEAGGLFKYIHGGEYHAFNPDVVGALQVATLTGEHADWLKYAKLVNDREPSMLRDLLEPDFEHATPIPLDEVEPASAMFKSFDSAGMSLGALSPEAHEALAIAMNRLGGRSNSGEGGEDPARYGTEKTSRIKQVASGRFGVTPEYLVNAEVLQIKVAQGAKPGEGGQLPGHKVNDLIARLRYAKPGIGLISPPPHHDIYSIEDLAQLIYDLKQINPTALVSVKLVSHAGVGTIAAGVAKAGADLITVSGYDGGTGASPLTSIKYAGGPWELGLTEAHHALRANGLRDRIILQTDGGLKTGLDVLKAALLGADSFGFGTAPMIALGCKYLRICHLNNCATGVATQHHVLRAKHFKGMPEQVMAYFIGVVEELRGYMAQLGIRTLKELTGRSELLRPRAHVDARRQRIDLRPILAPPPSPPAAACAPGRPTKEPDDFHARLLAEVGPAIEAGRGGRFSYPVRNVHRSVGTALSGIIARRHGNTAMAAKPVRLDLSGSVGQSFGAFNAGGLELHLTGEANDYVGKGMAGGLITVRPPDDARYVARKSAILGNTCLYGATGGDLFAAGTAGQRFAVRNSGATAVVEGAGDHCCEYMTGGVVAVLGSTGLNFGAGMTGGFAYVLDLDRSFVDRYNHELIDLNRITLEGLEAHLQHLRGLIERHRVLTGSTLAGEILDDFRGFLPRFWLVKPKAAGLDSLINALRRAA; from the coding sequence ATGAGCGGAATCGAGCATCAGGCGCCGCAGGGTCTGTTCGACCCACGGCTGGAACACGACGGCTGCGGCTTCGGCCTGATCGCGCATCTCGACGATGCGCCGAGTCGCGAGATCGTCGATCTCGGCCTGAGCGCGCTGTCGCGCATGACCCACCGTGGCGCCGTAGCGGCGGACGGTGAATCCGGCGACGGCTGCGGCCTGCTGATTCGCCGTCCCGAGGCCTTCATCCGCGCGTTGGCCGAAGACCACGGCTTCTCGCTGGCGCCGCTGGCCACCGCGGGTCTGGTGTTCCTGCCCATCGACGAAACGCTCGCCGCGCGCTGCCGCGCCGAGCTGCAGGCGCAGCTGGAGAAAGTCGGTTCGCGCATCGCCGGCTGGCGGCAGGTGCCGGTGAACCCGCAGGCCGCAGGCCCGCTCGCCAGAGAACGCCTGCCGCGGATCGAGCAGGTATTCGTCAACGCCGATCGCGGCGAGGACGCCGCCGGTTTCCAGCGCGGGCTGTACACGGCGCGCCGGCGCGCCGAGATGGCGCTGGTCGATGTCAGCGATTTCCACGTGGTGACCCTGGCCGAGCACAGCCTCGGCTACAAGGGCATGGTGATGCCCGAGCGTCTGCGCGAGTTCTATCCCGACCTCTCGCATCCGCGTCTCGCCAGCTCGGCGGTGGTGTTCCACCAGCGCTTCTCCACCAACACCATGCCGCGCTGGGCGCTGGCCCAGCCCTTCCGCTTCCTCGCCCACAACGGCGAGATCAACACCATCCGCGGCAACCGCTTCTGGGCACGCGCCCGCGGCGCGCGCATGCGCTCGCCCTTCGTCGATTTCCGCGAGTTCAAGCCGCTGGTCAGCCAGGACAGCTCGGACTCGGCGAGCCTGGACAACATGCTGGAAGTGCTGCTGACCGGCGGCATGGACCTGCTGCAGGCCATGCGGATTCTGATCCCGCCGGCCTGGCAGAACGTCGACGGCATGGACCCGGACCTGCGCGCCTTCTACGAATACTTCGCCCTGCACATGGAGCCCTGGGACGGCCCGGCCGGCATCGTCGTCGCCGACAGCCGCTACGCCGCCTGCGCGCTCGATCGCAACGGCCTGCGCCCGGCGCGCTGGGCGCTGTCCAAGGACCGCATGCTGGTGGTCGCCTCCGAGGCCGGCGTGGTCGACTGGCCGGCCCGCGACATCGTCGCCAAGGGGCGCTTGGGGCCGGGCGAGATGCTGGCGGTGGACCTGCACCGCGGCGAGTTCCTCGACACCGCGCGTATCGACCAGATCAACCGCGAGCGCGCGCCCTTCAAGCGCTGGCTGAAGCAGGGCGTGCGCTATCTCGAAACGGATCTGATCGACCCCAGCCTTGCCGCCGAGCCGATGCCGCGCGAAGAGCTGCTGCGCCACCAGAAGATGTTCAATCTCTCGGCCGAGGAGCGCGATACCGTGCTCAAGGTGCTGGCCGAAACCGAGGCCGAAGCGATCGGCTCGATGGGCGACGACACCCCGCTGCCGCTGCTGTCGACCCGCGTGCGCTCGCTCTACGACGCCTTCCGGCAGGCTTTCGCCCAGGTCACCAACCCGCCCATCGACAGCTATCGCGAAAAGCTGGTGATGAGCCTGCACACGCAGATCGCACGCGAGAGCAACCTGTTCGAGCTGAACCCGGCCTACGCGCGGCAGGTGATGATCAATTCGCCGATCCTCAGCCAGCGCAAGTATCTGCAGATCCTCGCGCTGCGCGAGGAAGGCGTCGGCTCGGTCGTCATCGATCTGAACTACGCCGAGTCCGAGGGCCTCGACGCCGCTCTGGCGCGCTGCTGCCGCATCGCCGAGGACGCCGTGCGCAAGGGCAAGCTGCTGGTGGTGCTGTCCGACCGCGCGATCCGCGAGGGGCATCTGCCCATCCATGCGCTGCTGGCGGTGGGCGCGGTGCATCAGCACCTGGTCGCCTGCGGCCTGCGCTCGGACTGCAACCTGCTGATTGAGACCGCCACCGCGCGCGACCCGCACCACTTCGCCTGCCTGATCGGCTATGGCGCGACGGCCGTCTACCCCTACCTCGCCTACCAGACCATCTTCGACCTCGCCCGCAGCGGCGATTCCCAATCGCGTCTGGCCCAGCACCGCGAGCTGGGCCGCAGCTACCGCCGCGGCATCCGCAACGGCCTGCTCAAGATCCTCTCGAAGATGGGCATCAGCACGGTGGCGAGCTACCGCGGCGCCGCCCTGTTCGAGATCGTCGGCCTCGCCCACGAGGTGGTGGAGCGCTGCTTCGCCGGCACGCCCAGCCGCGTGGGCGGCCCAGGCTTCGCCGACATCGAAGCCGACCAGCAGCAGCTGGCCGAGCGCGCCTGGAACACCGGCTTCGGCGTGGAGGCCGGCGGCCTGTTCAAGTACATCCACGGCGGCGAGTACCACGCGTTCAATCCCGACGTGGTCGGCGCCCTGCAGGTCGCCACGCTCACCGGCGAGCACGCGGACTGGCTCAAGTACGCGAAGCTGGTGAACGATCGCGAGCCCTCCATGCTGCGCGATCTGCTGGAGCCCGATTTCGAGCACGCCACGCCGATTCCGCTGGACGAGGTCGAGCCGGCCTCGGCGATGTTCAAGTCCTTCGACTCGGCCGGCATGAGCCTAGGCGCGCTTTCGCCAGAGGCGCATGAAGCGCTGGCGATCGCGATGAACCGCCTGGGCGGGCGCAGCAACTCGGGCGAGGGCGGCGAGGACCCCGCCCGCTACGGCACCGAGAAAACCTCGCGCATCAAGCAGGTCGCCTCCGGCCGCTTCGGCGTCACCCCCGAGTACCTGGTCAATGCCGAGGTGCTGCAGATCAAGGTGGCGCAGGGTGCGAAGCCCGGCGAGGGCGGCCAGCTGCCCGGCCACAAGGTCAACGATCTGATCGCGCGCCTGCGCTATGCCAAGCCGGGCATCGGCCTGATCAGCCCGCCGCCGCACCACGACATCTACTCGATCGAAGACCTGGCGCAGCTGATCTACGACCTGAAGCAGATCAACCCGACCGCGCTGGTGTCGGTGAAGCTGGTCAGCCATGCCGGCGTCGGCACAATCGCCGCGGGCGTGGCCAAGGCAGGCGCCGATCTGATCACCGTTAGCGGCTACGACGGCGGTACCGGCGCCAGCCCACTGACCTCGATCAAGTACGCCGGCGGCCCCTGGGAGCTGGGCCTGACCGAAGCGCATCATGCGCTGCGTGCGAACGGGCTGCGCGATCGCATCATCCTGCAGACCGACGGCGGCCTGAAGACCGGCCTCGATGTGCTGAAGGCGGCGCTGCTGGGCGCCGACAGCTTCGGCTTCGGCACCGCACCGATGATCGCGCTGGGCTGCAAGTACCTGCGCATCTGTCACTTGAACAACTGCGCCACCGGCGTGGCCACCCAGCACCACGTGCTGCGCGCCAAGCACTTCAAGGGCATGCCGGAGCAGGTGATGGCCTACTTCATTGGCGTGGTCGAAGAGCTGCGCGGCTACATGGCGCAGCTCGGCATCCGCACGCTCAAGGAGCTGACCGGCCGCAGCGAGCTGCTGCGTCCACGCGCGCACGTCGACGCCCGCCGCCAGCGCATCGATCTGCGGCCGATCCTGGCGCCGCCGCCGAGTCCGCCCGCGGCCGCCTGCGCGCCGGGGCGTCCGACCAAAGAGCCCGATGACTTCCACGCGCGTCTCCTGGCCGAGGTCGGCCCGGCCATCGAAGCGGGCCGGGGCGGCCGCTTCAGCTATCCGGTGCGCAACGTGCATCGCTCGGTCGGCACCGCGCTGTCGGGAATCATCGCGCGCCGTCACGGCAATACCGCGATGGCGGCCAAACCGGTTCGACTGGATCTCTCCGGCAGCGTTGGCCAGAGCTTCGGCGCCTTCAACGCGGGGGGCCTGGAGCTGCACCTGACCGGCGAGGCCAACGACTACGTCGGCAAGGGCATGGCCGGCGGCCTGATCACGGTGCGGCCGCCGGACGATGCGCGCTACGTGGCGCGCAAGTCGGCCATCCTAGGCAACACCTGCCTGTACGGCGCGACCGGCGGCGATCTGTTCGCGGCCGGAACAGCAGGGCAGCGCTTCGCCGTGCGCAACTCCGGCGCCACCGCGGTGGTGGAGGGCGCGGGCGACCACTGCTGCGAGTACATGACCGGCGGCGTCGTCGCGGTGCTGGGCAGCACGGGTCTGAACTTCGGCGCGGGCATGACCGGCGGCTTCGCCTACGTGCTCGACCTCGACCGCAGCTTCGTCGACCGCTACAACCACGAGCTGATCGACTTGAACCGCATCACCCTGGAAGGTCTGGAGGCACATTTGCAGCATCTGCGCGGCCTGATCGAGCGCCACCGCGTGCTCACCGGCAGCACGCTGGCGGGCGAAATCCTCGATGACTTCCGCGGCTTTTTGCCGCGCTTCTGGCTGGTCAAGCCCAAGGCGGCGGGTCTCGATTCGCTCATCAACGCACTGCGGAGGGCGGCGTGA